A genomic window from Streptomyces broussonetiae includes:
- a CDS encoding SWIM zinc finger family protein, with product MTEQGVRWTAEQVLALAPDAASRKAGSKLGTAGPWSGTGSGEGTVWGLCKGSGSRPYQTVVDLAGPAYKCSCPSRKFPCKHALGLLLLWADGGGSVPVSAEPPDWAGQWLEGRRERGESKPGRDEGSSAAGPADPQAARRRAERRAERVTAGATELEQRLADLLRGGLASAEQAGYGVWDETAARMVDAQAPGLAARVRELGTIPASGAGWPGRLLEECALLHLLDRGWLRRDRLPEALAATVRSRLGLPAAADGPPVRDRWLVLAQYDTVDAKLTTRRVWLHGVSSGATRLLLSYGAAGRAPELSLPVGLALDAELSGHPGAGRHRAGLGERFGPPAPAAFRPPGMPTARATARYGEALRDDPWLDAVPVTLERVIPVPDGETWQLADADADSALPLTRAARSRPGLWRLVALSGGAPVTVFGECGHRGFTPLTAWAAAADEAVPLC from the coding sequence ATGACTGAGCAGGGGGTGCGCTGGACCGCGGAGCAGGTGCTGGCACTGGCGCCTGACGCCGCGTCACGCAAAGCGGGGAGCAAGCTCGGCACGGCGGGTCCGTGGTCCGGGACGGGCAGTGGAGAGGGGACGGTGTGGGGGCTGTGCAAGGGCAGTGGCAGCAGGCCGTACCAGACGGTGGTCGACCTGGCAGGACCGGCGTACAAGTGCAGTTGTCCGAGCCGTAAGTTTCCGTGCAAGCACGCGCTCGGGCTGCTCCTGCTGTGGGCGGACGGCGGCGGTTCGGTGCCGGTGTCCGCCGAGCCGCCGGACTGGGCCGGGCAGTGGCTCGAGGGGAGACGCGAGCGGGGCGAGAGCAAACCGGGCCGGGACGAGGGGAGTTCGGCGGCCGGACCCGCGGATCCGCAGGCGGCGCGGCGGCGGGCGGAGCGCCGGGCCGAGCGGGTCACCGCGGGCGCGACGGAGCTGGAACAGCGCCTCGCGGACCTGCTGCGCGGCGGCCTGGCCTCGGCGGAGCAGGCGGGATACGGGGTGTGGGACGAGACAGCGGCCCGCATGGTGGACGCGCAGGCGCCCGGACTCGCCGCGCGGGTACGGGAGTTGGGGACGATACCGGCGTCCGGGGCGGGCTGGCCCGGGCGGTTGCTGGAGGAGTGCGCGCTGCTGCATCTGCTCGACCGGGGCTGGCTGCGCCGCGACCGGCTGCCGGAGGCTCTCGCGGCCACGGTCCGCTCCCGGCTCGGCCTGCCGGCTGCGGCGGACGGTCCGCCGGTGCGCGACCGCTGGCTGGTCCTCGCCCAGTACGACACGGTGGACGCGAAACTGACGACCCGCCGGGTCTGGCTGCACGGCGTCTCATCGGGCGCCACCCGGCTGCTACTCTCGTACGGCGCGGCGGGCCGGGCACCGGAGCTGTCCCTGCCGGTCGGCCTGGCCCTGGACGCGGAGCTGTCCGGTCATCCGGGAGCCGGCCGCCACCGGGCGGGTCTGGGCGAGCGGTTCGGCCCGCCGGCGCCCGCCGCGTTCCGCCCGCCGGGCATGCCCACGGCCCGGGCGACGGCCCGGTACGGGGAGGCGCTGCGCGACGATCCCTGGCTGGATGCGGTCCCGGTGACACTGGAGCGGGTGATACCGGTCCCGGACGGCGAGACGTGGCAACTGGCCGACGCCGATGCGGACTCGGCGCTCCCGCTGACCCGGGCCGCCCGCTCCCGCCCCGGCCTGTGGCGGCTGGTCGCCCTGTCCGGCGGCGCCCCTGTGACGGTCTTCGGCGAGTGCGGCCACCGCGGCTTCACCCCGCTCACGGCCTGGGCCGCGGCGGCGGACGAGGCGGTGCCGCTGTGCTGA
- a CDS encoding ATP-binding protein: MTVSVEATSVEAHGSQESQALRPHAEHAFADELTALAEQDDRPRPARWKLSPWAVATYLLGGTLPDGTVITPKYVGPRRIVEVAVTTLATDRALLLLGVPGTAKTWVSEHLAAAVSGDSTLLVQGTAGTPEEAIRYGWNYARLLAHGPSRDALVPSPVMRAMSEGMTARVEELTRIPADVQDTLITILSEKTLPVPELGEEVQAVRGFNLIATANDRDRGVNELSSALRRRFNTVVLPLPESAEAEVDIVTRRVEQIGRSLDLPAAPDGIEEIHRVVTVFRELRDGVTTDGRTKLKSPSGTLSTAEAISVVTGGLALSAHFGDGVLRPGDVAAGILGAVVRDPAADRVVWQEYLETVVRERAGWTDFYRACREVSA, translated from the coding sequence ATGACTGTGTCCGTGGAAGCCACGTCCGTCGAAGCGCACGGGAGTCAGGAGTCGCAGGCGCTGCGACCGCACGCCGAGCACGCCTTCGCGGACGAACTCACCGCACTGGCCGAGCAGGACGACCGCCCGCGCCCGGCCCGCTGGAAACTGTCTCCGTGGGCGGTGGCGACCTACCTGCTCGGCGGCACCCTGCCGGACGGCACGGTGATCACACCCAAGTACGTGGGCCCGCGCCGCATCGTCGAGGTCGCCGTCACCACGCTCGCCACCGACCGCGCCCTGCTCCTGCTCGGCGTCCCCGGCACCGCCAAGACCTGGGTCTCCGAGCATCTGGCGGCAGCGGTCAGCGGGGACTCCACGCTGCTCGTGCAGGGCACGGCAGGTACGCCGGAGGAGGCGATCCGCTACGGCTGGAACTACGCGCGGCTGCTCGCGCACGGCCCGAGCCGCGACGCCCTGGTGCCCAGTCCCGTCATGCGGGCCATGTCCGAGGGCATGACGGCCCGCGTGGAGGAGCTGACCCGTATCCCGGCCGACGTGCAGGACACGCTGATCACGATCCTGTCGGAGAAGACGCTGCCCGTCCCGGAGCTGGGCGAGGAGGTCCAGGCGGTCCGCGGGTTCAACCTCATCGCCACCGCCAACGACCGTGACAGGGGCGTCAACGAACTCTCCAGCGCGCTGCGCCGCCGCTTCAACACCGTCGTGCTGCCACTGCCGGAGAGCGCTGAGGCCGAGGTCGACATCGTCACGCGCCGGGTCGAGCAGATCGGCCGCTCCCTCGACCTGCCGGCCGCGCCCGACGGCATCGAGGAGATCCACCGGGTCGTGACCGTCTTCCGGGAGCTGCGCGACGGCGTCACCACCGACGGCCGTACGAAGCTCAAGTCGCCCAGTGGCACGCTGTCCACGGCCGAGGCGATCTCCGTCGTCACGGGCGGGCTCGCCCTGTCGGCGCACTTCGGCGACGGCGTGCTGCGCCCGGGCGACGTCGCCGCCGGCATCCTCGGTGCCGTGGTCCGCGATCCGGCGGCCGACCGGGTCGTCTGGCAGGAGTACCTGGAGACCGTGGTCCGCGAGCGTGCGGGCTGGACGGACTTCTACCGGGCCTGCCGGGAGGTGAGCGCATGA